The region CCCAGGTATAAAGTATGCTTTGCAAGCTAACCGGTTTACAAACTTATCAGCATTGTAAGGAACCCACCCTCCAGCTAAATCTCCAAAAATATATCTTCCCCATTAAGCCTTCCGCAGCGGCAGCAGTCAAAGGATATGAAGCAACTTCGGCAGCAATTATAGCAGGAAAACCATACAATTATATAGTATTTTATCTCCCTGATGCTTACATTGATAGCCGAAACTTGTCTAAACCTTAAACTATCACCTACATCTACAGAATGAAGAAAATTCTAACCATTGCAGCCTGCCTTACTTTTAGTGCAGGTGGTGTAATGGCGCAGGAGACCTTTCCGCGCAATGGCGTGTACGACGAACGCGCCGGGCTCGTGGCCTTCACCAACGCCACCGTTCACACCGATTATAAGACAACTATCCCCAACGCCACCCTTGTTATCCGCGACGGAAAAGTAGAGGCCGTGGGCACGAACGTAAAGGTGCCTGCCGGAGCCGTCGTGATGGATGCCAAAGGCAAGCATATTTACCCGGGTTTGGTGGACATGTTCAGCGACTACGGTGTGCCGGAGGTAAAGGCCGAGCGCCGCAGCTGGCGCTCGGCCCCGCAGATGGAGTCCACGAAAGAGGGCGCCTTTAACTGGAACGAGGCCATCCGCCCGGAAACAGACGCCGTGGAGTTGTTCAAGGTAGACGCCAAAAAGGCGGAGGAGTTGCGCAAGCAGGGATTCGGTACGGTGCTGGCCGTGCACCGCGATGGCATCGCCCGTGGTACGGCTGCCCTCGTAACACTGGCTGAGAAGCGCGAGAACGAGGTCGTGCTGAAGGATAGAGCCGCGGCAGCGCTCTCGTTTGAGAAAGGTACCTCGAAGCAGGATTACCCGAACTCGCTGATGGGTTCCGTGGCGTTGTTGCGCCAGACGTACCTGGATGCCCAGTGGAACGCACAGAATCCGCAGAAAGAGCAAAATATCTCCCTGGCCGCTTTTACGCAGGCCAATAACTACCCGCAGATTTTTGAGGCTTCTAACAAGCTGAACATACTGCGTGCCGATAAGGTGGGGGATGAGTTTGGCAAGCAGTACATCATGAAAGGCGCCGGCGACGAGTACCAGATGCTGCCGCAGATCAAGGCCACCAATGCGCCCATCATCCTGTCGCTGGATTTCCCAAGCGCCTATAACGTGGAGGACCCGTTTGATGCGCGCCGCGTAGCCCTGAATGATATGAAGCACTGGGAGATGGCTCCTGCCAACGCAGCGCTGCTGCAGAAAGCAGGCGTGACCATCGCTTTCACCGCACACGACCTGAAGGATAAAAAAGACTTTTTGCCGAACCTGCGCAAAGCCGTAAAGTATGGCCTGAGCGAGGAGGAGGCTCTGAAAGCGCTGACAGCTACACCGGCTAAACTCCTGAACGCCGATAAGCTGGTTGGAAGCCTGAACAAGGGCATGCTGGCCAACTTCATCATCACCACCGACAATCTTTTCTCGGAGGACGGTGTGATCCTGGAGAACTGGGTACAGGGCGAGCAGTACAGAATTTCTGACGTGCCGGCCGATTACCGTGGCGTTTATACTTTGAAATTAGGGAACGACACGGGTCGTAAACTCCTGATTGCCGGCTCTGCAGAGAAACCAGAGCTGAAGGTAATTGCGCAGGACACGGTAAAAGGCAACATCAGCATAAAGGGAAACCTGGTAACCATCTCTTTTGCTGAGAGCAAGGACAGCAAGCAGAGCATCCGCCTGAGCGGCTGGGTGAGTGACAAAAACCTGCAGGGCGAGGGCCAGCTGCCAAACGCTTCTTCGGTGAAGTGGGTGGCGGCCTACTCCGAAGCCATGACCGAGCAGGAGAAGAAAGACCGTGCGAAGAAAGAGGAGGAGAACACGGCCATCGGCAGCATGATCTACCCGTTTCAGGCCTATGGCCAGCCGGAGCTGCCAAAGCAGGAGACCATGCTCATCAAAAACGCCACCGTTTGGACAAACGAGAAGGAAGGGAAGCTGGAGAACGCGGATGTGTTGATCAGGAACGGCAAGATCGCCAAGGTAGGTAAGAACCTGAGCGAGTCTGGTGCCAGAGTAATTGACGGTACAGGCAAGCACGTAACACCGGGCATCATTGATGAGCACTCGCACATTGCCCTGGACGGCGTGAACGAGGGCACGCAGGCCGTAACCTCTGAGGTGCGCATGGCTGACGTGGTAGACCCTGAAGATATCAACATTTACCGTCAGCTGGCAGGTGGCGTTACCACCTCGCAGTTACTGCACGGCTCCGCTAACCCGATTGGCGGTCAGTCGGCTATTATTAAGCTGCGTTGGGGCAAGAGTGCCGATGAGCTGCTGGTGGAGAACGCCGATGGCTACATCAAGTTCGCACTGGGTGAGAACGTAAAGCAGTCGAACTGGGGCGGCATACAGACGATTCGCTTCCCGCAGTCCAGAATGGGTGTGGAGCAGGTGTTTGTAGATGCTTTCCAGCGCGCCAAAGAGTATGAGCAGACCTGGAAGAACTATAACAGCCTGTCTAAAAAGCAAAAGTCCAAAGCCACGGCCCCGCGCCGCGACCTGGAGCTGGAGACGCTGGTGGAGATTCTCAACGATAAGCGCTTTATCACCTGCCACTCTTACGTGCAGTCCGAGATTAACATGCTGATGAAAGTGGCCGACGAGATGGGCTTTAAGGTGAACACGTTCACGCACATCCTGGAAGGGTATAAAGTGGCTGACAAGATGAAGGAGCGCGGCATTGGCGGCTCTACCTTCTCCGATTGGTGGGCCTATAAGATGGAGGTGAAAGATGCGATCCCGCAGAACGCCGGCATCATGAACCAACTGGGTGTGGTGACGGCCATCAACTCCGACGACGCGGAGATGGCGCGCCGCCTGAACCAGGAGGCAGCCAAGAGTGTGAAGTATACCGGTATGAGCGAAGAGGACGCCCTGAAAATGGTGACCCTGAACCCGGCTAAACTCCTGCACCTCGACGATAGAATGGGAAGCCTGAAGGCCGGAAAGGACGCGGACATTGTGCTATGGAACGAGCATCCGCTCTCTATCTACGCCAAGCCGCTGAAGACTTTCGTGGACGGCATCGCCTACTACGATGTGGAGCGCGACGAGCAGCTGCGTGAGGAACTGGAGAAAGAGCGCATGCGCCTGGTGCAGAAGATGCTGCACGAGAAGGGCAACGGTGCTAAAACACAGGCTCCCCGAAGCAGAAAAGCTCACGTGGTTCACTGCGAAGACGTGCAGCACAGCGAGGAGGAGTCATACTTTGCCTATTAAATGTTAGTTGATGATTGCTAATTGTTGATTGTTTTTGAATTAGAAACAATCAACAATTAGCAATCATCAATCAAATAAATTCAACAATTAAAGAAATGAAGATCCATAAAAGATATATTTCTGCTTTGGTGGCAATGCTCTTCGCAGTGCCGGTAATGGCGCAGGTGCCAGCCCCGGCGCCTAAGCAAAGCAAACCAATGCTGCTGAAGGGAGCAACCCTGCACATTGGCAACGGACAGGTAGTGGAGAACGCCGCCGTAGGCTTCGATAACGGGAAAATTACGTATGCCGGCCCGCAGAGCGGCGCAAACCTGAGTGGCTACGAAGTAGTGGACGTAACAGGCCAGCACATTTACCCGGGCCTGATCCAGCCAAACGCTACGCTTGGCCTCAACGAGGTGGAGAGCGTGAAGGCAACCATCGACTGGCGTGAGATTGGCGAGATGAACCCGAACGTGCGCTCCGTGATCGCTTACAATACCGACTCAGACATTATCCCGACGGTGCGCGCCAACGGCGTGCTGATGACGCAGCTGACGCCGATCGGCGGTACGATTTCCGGTACTTCCTCTATTGTGCAGCTGGATGCCTGGAACTGGGAGGATGCCATTGTGAAAGCGGACGAAGGGCTGCACCTGAACTGGCCCTACATGCTGGTGGAAACAGGTAACAAGGAGGTCGATGAGCGCCTGAAGCGTATGGCCGAGGGCCGTGAGAAAACGATCCTGGAACTGGAGAAGCTGTTCCGCGATGCGGCCGTGTATACCTCTGGAAAGCACGACAACCAGAATCTGAAACTGGCCGCTATGACCGGTTTATTCGATGGGTCCCGTAAGCTCTACCTCCACGCTAACTACGGCAAGGAAATTATCGAAGGCGTTAACTTTGCAAAGAAACACGGCGTGAAAGAGATTGTGGTGGTGGGCGCCCGCGATGCCATAGCTGTGGCCGATTTCCTGAAAGCCAATAACATTGCCGTGATTTACTCTGGCGTACATGCCCTGCCTTCCAGAGCGGAGGAGGATGTGGACATGCCCTACAAAACACCGTATTTGCTGCACAAGGCGGGTATCCCGTTCGCACTGGACTATAATCTGAGCATCCACGGCACCCGCAACCTGCCGTTTATTGCCGGTACAGCCGCTGCCTACGGCCTGGATAAGGAGCAGGCGCTGGCGGCGGTAACGCTCAACACGGCTAAGATCCTGGGTATAGAAAAGCAGGCCGGGTCTGTGGAGGTAGGCAAGGACGCCACGCTGGTGGTTTCCTCAGGCGATTTGCTGGACATGCGCACCAACAACGTGACGTACGCCTTTATCCAGGGCCGCCAGGTGGACCTGAACGACAAGCAGAAATACCTCTACGAGAAGTTTGAGAACAAGTATAAAAACCAGCAGCAGCAAGTGCCGACTACGGCTACCTCGTCGGCTGCAGGTAAGTAATTTATACTTGCTGTTAAAGTAAAGCCGGGCTGCCACACGTTGGCAGCCCGGCTTTTTTATGGCTATCTACTGGAAACAGGAATTGGAGTCTTCTCAAACGTAAGTTTTTGCTCCAGCAGCACCTTGTGCTCCACGCCCCGTATCTGCATAGTCACTTTTGTCTCCGCTTCTCCCCAGTCAATGGTGAGCAAACCGAAGTTGAGCGCCCCTACTTGCTGGCCGATCCGGTGGCGGTTGCCGTGCCTGCTGGGCTCCCGGTGGTGGGTCATGCCGCTGGAGGTGATCTCGTAAACCGGCTGCGCGTAACCTGCCAGCTCAATCTTAGCCAGCTCGCCCACATGCCGGTCGCCGGAGAGCAGGATAGGGTTAGCAGGATGCGTGGTTTCCAAGAGCCGCAGCAGGCGCTTGCGGGCGTTTGGGTAAGCCGACCAGCTGGTGTAGGCGTAGCCCGTCGGAAGTACCTGCATGCCGCTGGCGATGAGGTGAATCTGAGCGTCGGAGTTGGTTAGTTCGCGCTCCAGCCACTGCCACTGCGCCTCTCCCAAAAGATCGCCGCCGTAGTTGGGCAGGTACAGGCCAAACAGCTCATTGAACGGGTCGCGGTGATAACGGCCGTCCAGCAACAATACTTTTATTTTCTGTTCGCCCTCGCCATATGTATAGCTGCGGTAAATACCCTCCTGTTTTCGCACGGGATCATCGGCAGGCACGCCCATAAAATCAAGGAACAGTTGCTGGCTTTCCGCCTTTTTGGGGTAGTTGCCGTCTGCGTCGTTATAGCCGTAGTCATGATCGTCCCAGGTGCCGGTGATAGCGGCAGTTTTTTGTAGTGCCTGATAGCCGGGGTGCTGCAGCAGGCGGTTGTACTTGTTGGCCAGGGTATCCATGTTTTCCGTATCAGCATAGATGTTATCGCCCAGCCAAATCCACAGGTCGGGGTCTGTGGCTACAATGGAGGGCCACAGCGGCTGCGGCTCGTCCTGGTTGTTGCAGGAGCCGAAGGCAATAGTGGTTTGCCTGTTCTGGGCCTTTAGGTTATCTATTGAAAACAGGCACAGGGCTAGGATAATCAGCGCCATGTTCCTGATAGTACATTTCTTTGCAAGCATACTTCCTACTACACCTGCTCTTGCACATATGTTCCGGCAGGCCAAAAGAAAACCCTATGCTGAGGGGCAGGGCTTTCTGCTGAGTATACGGTTGGTACTAACTGGCCGTAGTCTGGGGTATGGCTCGGAGGCGACCAGAAGCATGTTGAGTCCGGCAAAAGAAAACGTATAGA is a window of Pontibacter kalidii DNA encoding:
- a CDS encoding amidohydrolase family protein, translated to MKKILTIAACLTFSAGGVMAQETFPRNGVYDERAGLVAFTNATVHTDYKTTIPNATLVIRDGKVEAVGTNVKVPAGAVVMDAKGKHIYPGLVDMFSDYGVPEVKAERRSWRSAPQMESTKEGAFNWNEAIRPETDAVELFKVDAKKAEELRKQGFGTVLAVHRDGIARGTAALVTLAEKRENEVVLKDRAAAALSFEKGTSKQDYPNSLMGSVALLRQTYLDAQWNAQNPQKEQNISLAAFTQANNYPQIFEASNKLNILRADKVGDEFGKQYIMKGAGDEYQMLPQIKATNAPIILSLDFPSAYNVEDPFDARRVALNDMKHWEMAPANAALLQKAGVTIAFTAHDLKDKKDFLPNLRKAVKYGLSEEEALKALTATPAKLLNADKLVGSLNKGMLANFIITTDNLFSEDGVILENWVQGEQYRISDVPADYRGVYTLKLGNDTGRKLLIAGSAEKPELKVIAQDTVKGNISIKGNLVTISFAESKDSKQSIRLSGWVSDKNLQGEGQLPNASSVKWVAAYSEAMTEQEKKDRAKKEEENTAIGSMIYPFQAYGQPELPKQETMLIKNATVWTNEKEGKLENADVLIRNGKIAKVGKNLSESGARVIDGTGKHVTPGIIDEHSHIALDGVNEGTQAVTSEVRMADVVDPEDINIYRQLAGGVTTSQLLHGSANPIGGQSAIIKLRWGKSADELLVENADGYIKFALGENVKQSNWGGIQTIRFPQSRMGVEQVFVDAFQRAKEYEQTWKNYNSLSKKQKSKATAPRRDLELETLVEILNDKRFITCHSYVQSEINMLMKVADEMGFKVNTFTHILEGYKVADKMKERGIGGSTFSDWWAYKMEVKDAIPQNAGIMNQLGVVTAINSDDAEMARRLNQEAAKSVKYTGMSEEDALKMVTLNPAKLLHLDDRMGSLKAGKDADIVLWNEHPLSIYAKPLKTFVDGIAYYDVERDEQLREELEKERMRLVQKMLHEKGNGAKTQAPRSRKAHVVHCEDVQHSEEESYFAY
- a CDS encoding amidohydrolase family protein is translated as MKIHKRYISALVAMLFAVPVMAQVPAPAPKQSKPMLLKGATLHIGNGQVVENAAVGFDNGKITYAGPQSGANLSGYEVVDVTGQHIYPGLIQPNATLGLNEVESVKATIDWREIGEMNPNVRSVIAYNTDSDIIPTVRANGVLMTQLTPIGGTISGTSSIVQLDAWNWEDAIVKADEGLHLNWPYMLVETGNKEVDERLKRMAEGREKTILELEKLFRDAAVYTSGKHDNQNLKLAAMTGLFDGSRKLYLHANYGKEIIEGVNFAKKHGVKEIVVVGARDAIAVADFLKANNIAVIYSGVHALPSRAEEDVDMPYKTPYLLHKAGIPFALDYNLSIHGTRNLPFIAGTAAAYGLDKEQALAAVTLNTAKILGIEKQAGSVEVGKDATLVVSSGDLLDMRTNNVTYAFIQGRQVDLNDKQKYLYEKFENKYKNQQQQVPTTATSSAAGK
- a CDS encoding alkaline phosphatase D family protein, producing the protein MALIILALCLFSIDNLKAQNRQTTIAFGSCNNQDEPQPLWPSIVATDPDLWIWLGDNIYADTENMDTLANKYNRLLQHPGYQALQKTAAITGTWDDHDYGYNDADGNYPKKAESQQLFLDFMGVPADDPVRKQEGIYRSYTYGEGEQKIKVLLLDGRYHRDPFNELFGLYLPNYGGDLLGEAQWQWLERELTNSDAQIHLIASGMQVLPTGYAYTSWSAYPNARKRLLRLLETTHPANPILLSGDRHVGELAKIELAGYAQPVYEITSSGMTHHREPSRHGNRHRIGQQVGALNFGLLTIDWGEAETKVTMQIRGVEHKVLLEQKLTFEKTPIPVSSR